The Synergistetes bacterium HGW-Synergistetes-1 genome has a window encoding:
- a CDS encoding PhzF family phenazine biosynthesis protein yields MKKLDFKKIDAFTMGSSSGNPAGYVLLQRPDDLSKEEMQKIASELKGFVNEVGFAVRRDKEFDLKYYSSECEVAFCGHATIAIMYDLISTDPGLLSEKELKIRVRAGTLSVFNHVRDEDSVYIMAPMPEYLERSISLDETAKALGAPIAAFDAVRPLRVIDGGLRTLIVPMASLKDCLNLYPDQEKLKEFCLEKDFDIVDVFSDDVSTGKARYRTRVFAPKYGYLEDPATGSGNSAFGYYLVDEGMWEDDFVIEQGPSLNDPNVVRIKRFKEGDVDRILFGGSGTTRIEGKYHLN; encoded by the coding sequence ATGAAAAAACTGGATTTCAAAAAAATCGATGCGTTTACTATGGGATCATCTTCGGGCAACCCTGCCGGATATGTCCTTTTGCAAAGGCCGGATGATCTGAGCAAAGAAGAGATGCAGAAAATCGCATCCGAACTCAAAGGTTTTGTAAACGAAGTAGGATTTGCGGTCAGGCGCGATAAAGAATTTGACTTAAAGTATTATTCCTCGGAATGCGAAGTAGCTTTCTGCGGACATGCAACGATAGCCATTATGTATGACCTTATCTCGACTGATCCTGGGCTGCTCTCCGAAAAAGAGTTAAAGATCAGGGTCCGTGCGGGAACGCTATCCGTATTCAACCATGTGAGGGACGAAGATTCGGTTTATATCATGGCCCCAATGCCTGAGTATCTGGAACGCAGTATAAGCCTTGATGAGACAGCTAAAGCACTGGGTGCGCCTATTGCGGCTTTTGATGCAGTGAGGCCGCTTCGGGTCATAGACGGCGGACTAAGAACACTGATAGTTCCCATGGCTTCACTCAAGGACTGTCTTAACTTATATCCCGACCAGGAAAAGCTCAAAGAGTTCTGTCTGGAAAAAGATTTCGATATAGTTGATGTGTTCTCAGATGATGTAAGTACAGGGAAAGCCAGATATCGTACACGCGTATTCGCGCCAAAATATGGATATTTAGAAGATCCCGCTACAGGCTCGGGAAATTCTGCCTTCGGCTATTACCTGGTGGATGAGGGAATGTGGGAAGATGATTTTGTAATAGAACAGGGGCCCTCTCTGAACGATCCAAATGTTGTAAGGATAAAGAGGTTTAAGGAAGGAGATGTCGACAGGATACTGTTCGGCGGATCCGGGACCACTAGGATAGAGGGCAAATACCACCTCAACTGA
- a CDS encoding bifunctional adenosylcobinamide kinase/adenosylcobinamide-phosphate guanylyltransferase — translation MGTRDYSALGSEITLILGGARSGKSTFAEKLAMDTHAAVTYLAAADAQDSEMQARIEMHKKRRPAGWKTFEGDPYEICQATKTIKGVLLLDCLTLWLTRLFLEGDAAEDASEKEWQARESQIRALTEDLCSLPPKGTHLIMVSNEVGFGLVPSYKMGRRFRDLQGRMNQLCASKADRAALIVAGYPLWLKGGMEDHCWK, via the coding sequence TTGGGAACTAGAGACTATTCAGCACTCGGATCTGAGATAACGCTCATCCTTGGAGGGGCAAGAAGCGGGAAAAGTACCTTTGCAGAAAAACTTGCAATGGATACCCATGCTGCTGTTACATACCTTGCTGCCGCAGATGCACAGGACAGTGAGATGCAGGCACGCATCGAAATGCACAAAAAAAGAAGACCGGCCGGATGGAAGACCTTTGAAGGAGACCCATACGAGATATGTCAGGCAACAAAGACGATCAAAGGGGTGCTTCTGCTTGATTGCCTTACACTCTGGCTCACCCGCCTCTTTCTAGAGGGTGATGCTGCCGAGGATGCTTCTGAAAAAGAATGGCAGGCCAGGGAGTCGCAGATACGAGCTCTTACGGAAGATCTCTGTTCTTTACCTCCGAAGGGCACTCATCTGATAATGGTGAGCAATGAAGTTGGATTTGGCCTTGTCCCATCCTACAAGATGGGCAGGCGTTTCAGAGATCTGCAGGGAAGGATGAACCAGCTCTGTGCTTCAAAGGCAGACAGAGCTGCGCTTATTGTGGCGGGTTATCCTCTCTGGCTGAAAGGCGGTATGGAGGATCATTGTTGGAAATGA